The Danio aesculapii chromosome 8, fDanAes4.1, whole genome shotgun sequence genome window below encodes:
- the zgc:113363 gene encoding myoD family inhibitor isoform X2: METEAMDVQQQDGGQDSLVHTTQPQATGKPENTVKPCIPNGTSPAVNGCAVTCSPPASSRVSTSRPTAQQKCNPHAKCNGHQHPPRKQMSSTSQSQQSFNGDASQIQRVAGDDCCAHCILACLFCEVLSWCSAVAQCLACGLECDALCCCGEAAGGGLACCAEDSCSALLDCGILEDCCQSSDCLEICLECCSICFPA; encoded by the exons ATGGAGACAGAAGCCATGGATGTCCAACAGCAGGATGGAGGGCAGGACAGTCTTGTTCACACAACACAACCGCAGGCCACCGGCAAACCTGAAAACACAG TGAAGCCCTGTATTCCCAATGGCACTTCTCCAGCAGTCAATGGGTGCGCTGTGACCTGTTCACCTCCTGCTTCTTCACGAGTTTCGACATCTCGTCCTACAGCACAACAGAAATGCAACCCACATGCAAAATGCAACGGACACCAACACCCTCCCAGAAAACAAATGTCCTCCACCTCGCAGAGCCAGCAGAGTTTCAACGGCGATGCGTCTCAGATTCAGAGAGTGGCTGGAGACG actgCTGTGCGCACTGTATACTGGCCTGTCTGTTCTGCGAGGTGCTGTCCTGGTGCTCGGCCGTGGCTCAGTGTTTGGCCTGCGGTCTAGAGTGTGATGCTCTCTGCTGTTGTGGTGAAGCAGCCGGCGGGGGTCTTGCCTGCTGCGCTGAGGACTCTTGCTCTGCGCTGCTGGATTGTGGGATACTGGAAGACTGCTGCCAATCTTCAGACTGTCTGGAGATCTGCTTGGAATGCTGCTCCATCTGTTTCCCTGCCTGA
- the zgc:113363 gene encoding myoD family inhibitor isoform X1, whose amino-acid sequence METEAMDVQQQDGGQDSLVHTTQPQATGKPENTGPVLTETVQSGSNESLIDGVTTSDDALLLPDHIPTISHKIDKGNVKPCIPNGTSPAVNGCAVTCSPPASSRVSTSRPTAQQKCNPHAKCNGHQHPPRKQMSSTSQSQQSFNGDASQIQRVAGDDCCAHCILACLFCEVLSWCSAVAQCLACGLECDALCCCGEAAGGGLACCAEDSCSALLDCGILEDCCQSSDCLEICLECCSICFPA is encoded by the exons ATGGAGACAGAAGCCATGGATGTCCAACAGCAGGATGGAGGGCAGGACAGTCTTGTTCACACAACACAACCGCAGGCCACCGGCAAACCTGAAAACACAG GTCCTGTCCTGACTGAGACTGTTCAAAGCGGAAGCAACGAGTCCCTGATAGATGGTGTTACAACCAGTGATGATGCTTTACTGCTTCCTGATCATATACCTACAATTTCACACAAAATAGACAAAGGCAATG TGAAGCCCTGTATTCCCAATGGCACTTCTCCAGCAGTCAATGGGTGCGCTGTGACCTGTTCACCTCCTGCTTCTTCACGAGTTTCGACATCTCGTCCTACAGCACAACAGAAATGCAACCCACATGCAAAATGCAACGGACACCAACACCCTCCCAGAAAACAAATGTCCTCCACCTCGCAGAGCCAGCAGAGTTTCAACGGCGATGCGTCTCAGATTCAGAGAGTGGCTGGAGACG actgCTGTGCGCACTGTATACTGGCCTGTCTGTTCTGCGAGGTGCTGTCCTGGTGCTCGGCCGTGGCTCAGTGTTTGGCCTGCGGTCTAGAGTGTGATGCTCTCTGCTGTTGTGGTGAAGCAGCCGGCGGGGGTCTTGCCTGCTGCGCTGAGGACTCTTGCTCTGCGCTGCTGGATTGTGGGATACTGGAAGACTGCTGCCAATCTTCAGACTGTCTGGAGATCTGCTTGGAATGCTGCTCCATCTGTTTCCCTGCCTGA